From a single Papaver somniferum cultivar HN1 unplaced genomic scaffold, ASM357369v1 unplaced-scaffold_19, whole genome shotgun sequence genomic region:
- the LOC113338478 gene encoding uncharacterized protein LOC113338478, which yields MGRSYSYFNSRQIELRKDVEQDFGIINKKFATICGLYRGLSAREMDKTMITCIIMYNMVIQETRRNKNWTNHEDEDLSPEIQIERGLPVRNYVQMTSYIENRALYDRLRADLRANMRAEFGRDGWRI from the coding sequence ATGGGCCGTTCATACTCGTATTTCAATAGTAGACAAATAGAACTGAGAAAGGATGTGGAACAAGATTTTGGAATTATTAATAAGAAGTTCGCCACCATTTGTGGGCTTTATCGTGGTCTAAGTGCTCGTGAAATGGATAAGACTATGATAACTTGCATAATTATgtataacatggtaattcaggaaacccgtcGTAATAAGAATTGGACTAACCATGAAGATGAAGACTTAAGTCCTGAGATTCAAATAGAAAGAGGATTACCTGTAAGGAACTATGTGCAAATGACTAGTTACATTGAGAACAGAGCTTTGTATGACAGGTTAAGGGCGGATCTCAGAGCGAATATGCGGGCTGAGTTTGGAAGAGATGGATGGCGGATTTAG